In the Prochlorococcus marinus str. MIT 9312 genome, AATTCTCTAATGATTAAAGAGATAAAATCAATATGGGGATGTAACTGGTCTCCAGAAATTTTGGATAAAGTATCAAAACAAATAATTAAGACTGCAATAGCTCAGGGTGTAATTGAATGGAGTGGTCAGACTTTAATTGGATTAACAAAATTGCATGGCCCAAATTGGTTGTTTTCAGGTACTTATCAAGCAATAAGTGCAGCATATTTAACAAGAGTCGTATCTAGTTCCCTGGCAGATTTTATGGCGATAACAAAAGGGGTATCTGAGCCTGACTTGGAATTTATAAAAGAAAATTCTGAAAAAATTGTTGAAAAAGCTTTCGAAAAAGAGAAAATAAATTGGCAATCTTTGATATCTGATTTAAAAAATCCTTTAATTCGACTTAGATATAGTTCATAATTTCTGGAAGTATTAAGAAATGCATAAAAAGTTTTTACTTTTAATTTTTGTATATTTGATATGTCTTTTTTCAACTACCTCATGTAACAGAATCACAACTAAAAATGAAACTAAAAAAGAGGTGGTTTTAGCAAGCTTTACCGTTTTGGCAGATATAATCCAAAATATTGTTAAAAATGATGACTTCGTGGTTAGATCAATCACTAAACCTGGGATAGAAGTTCATGGTTATAAACCAACTCCAAGTGACCTAATAAATGCCTCAGAAGCATTTGTGTTTGTGGATAATGGATTTGGATTTGAAATATGGTCAGAAAAATTTGTTTCTAATTTGAAAGTTCAAAGAATAACAATTGGAGATGATTTGGAACCCATATTTATAAGTGAAGATTCTTACAAAGGTAAACCAAATCCCCATGCTTGGATTTCCCCAAAAAGAGGAATTCTTTATGTAGATATTATCGTGGAATCCTTATCAGAATTGAGGCCCACAAGAAGAGAATTATTCGAAAAGAATGGAGAAACTTATAAAAATAAACTCTCTAAAATTCATAAAGATTTTTCACTTTTTATTAATAACTTAGAAAAAGATAAAAGGTATCTAGTAAGTTGTGAGGGTGCATTTTCTTATCTTGCTAATGATTATGGGTTAAATGAAGTTTACTTATGGCCCGTTAATGCCGAGAGTCAAATCACTCCAAAAAGGATGGCAAGAACAATATCCTTAGTTAAGAAAAAAAATGTCCCAGCTGTATTTTGTGAAAGTACTGTAAGCAATGAATCCCAAATGGTTGTTGTAAATGAAACTGGAACTAAATTTGGAGGAAATCTTTATGTTGATTCGTTGTCAGGTGATAATGGCCCAGCTAATTCTTACTTAGGAATGCTGAAACATAATTTGGAAATTATTAAAAGAGGTCTTGAATAAAATATGGAAAACTCTAATTATCAAAACTATAGGATTGATGCAGAAAATATATGCGTAGACTACAACGGTAAAGTTGCATTATATGATGCCAACTTAAGATTAAAACCTGGTCAAATTTGTGGATTGGTAGGAATGAATGGTGCAGGGAAAACAACTTTTTTTAATGCATTGACTGGCTTCGTTAACATTTCTAAGGGGAAAATAAGAATTAACGGAGAGTCTTTAAGGTCTGCTCAAAAAGATCAGACAATCGCTTATGTTCCTCAAAGTGAAGGTATTGATAGTCAATTCCCTGTAAATGTTTGGGATGTTGTAATGATGGGGAGATATGGGTCGATGAATGTTCTCAGGTGTCCAAGAGAATCTGATGTTCAGGCTGTTAAAGATGCTATTGAGAGGGTTGACCTGACCGATTTTTTATCTACACCAATTGGTAATTTGTCTGGAGGTCAAAGGAAAAGAACTTTTTTAGCCAGAGCAATTGCACAAAGAGCCTCAATATTATTGCTGGATGAACCCTTTACGGGAGTTGATATAAGAACTGAGAAACTAATTTCGGAATTATTTATTCAGTTTAAAAATGAGGGTAAAACAATTTTATTATCAACTCATGATATGATTCATGTTCGCGAATTTTGTGATTTGGTACTTTTAATAAACAAAACAGTAGTTGCATATGGGGAGACCTCTGAAGTCTTTACTCCTGAAAATATAACAAGTACCTTTGGTGGGATCTCTCCTGACGTTTTGTTTGGCCCTGAGTCATAAAAAAAATTATTTATGGAGTTCTGTTTATTCTCTAGTATAAATTCATTCTTAACAGATCCTTTAACTCATGATTTTATGAGAAAAGCTTTATTTATGAGCTCTTTAGTTGCTGCTGTTTGTGGTTTTTTATCTAGTTATTTAACTCTCAAAGGTTGGGCTTTAATGGGGGATGCCGTATCACATTCAGTAATGCCTGGAGTTGTTGTGGCTTATGCTTTGGGATTACCATTCTCATTGGGTGCATTTATATTCGGAGTAGGTTCTGTAGCACTTATAGGATTTGTTAAACAAAAATCGAGAGTTAAGGAAGATACTGTTATTGGGTTAGTCTTTACAGGCTTTTTTGCTCTTGGAATAGTTTTGGTTTCTAAGATTAAAAGTAATATTGATCTCCACTCTATTCTTTTTGGAAGTCCATTAGGTATATCACTATCTGATGTGAAGCAAACGGTATTGATTTCTTTGTTGGTAGTAATACTTTTATCAGTTTTCAGGAAAGATTTAATGCTTTACTGTTTTGATCCTAGACACGCAAAAACTGTAGGAATTAATGTCCATTTCCTGCATTATTTGCTTCTTACCTGCTTATCTTTAGCGGCCGTTGTTGGTTTGCAGACGGTTGGAATAATATTGGTAGTTGCAATGTTGATAACTCCAGGGGCTACGGCATACTTACTTACTGATCAATTTGATAATATGACCATTATTTCAGTAATAAGCGCCATTATCTCTAGTGTGATAGGTATCTATTGTAGTTTTTGGTTCGATCTTGAAACCGGAGGTTCTATAGTCTTAGCCCAAACTTTTATATTTTTATTTGCTTTTTTATTCGCTCCGAGATATGGAATATTCAAGTTTAAAAAATTATTTGCTGGGTCTAAACGATAATGGAAGAAGAAATTTTAAATAAAAAGTGGTATTGGTGGCCATTATTTCCTTTATATCCATATGGAAAAAAGAAAACAATTTTAAGAGAATTAATTCCTGATCAAATATGGTCTTTGGAACAAATACAGGGCCTTTATTATGTTGCCGTTCCAATAAGAATGACGGTGATAAAGGTTGATAATGGATTGATGCTAATAAATCCTCTACCTCCGACAAAAGAATTAATAAATGAATTAGAAAAATTAATTGCGATTCACGGCAAGGTAAAAACAATAATTCTCCCAAGTGCCTCTGGACTAGAACATAAAATCGGACTTCCAGCTCTTTCAAGAATCTTTAGAGATGCAGAAATTTGGCTTTGTCCTGGACAATGGAGTTTCCCCATTAATCTACCACTAGATTTTTTAGGAATTCCATCAAAAAGAACAAGAATACTTTTTGAGGAAGGGACTCCACATACAGATTCCTTTAAATGGTCTTCATTAGGCCCATTGAATTTAGGACTTGGAAGATATCAGGAGATAAGCTGTTTTCATTATTCTACGAAAACTCTTCACGTAACAGACGCAATAGTTGGAATAGACTCCACTCCACCTGAGATATTTAATTTTGATCCAACTCCACTTCTTTTTCATTCTAGAGAGAGAGGAGATGAACCTTTGATTGACTCCATCGAACAAAGAAAAAAAGGATGGAAAAGGTTAGTTTTATTTTCATCTTTTTTGAAACCAGGTAAATTAAATATTCCACCTTTAAAAGAAATATTTAAGTATTCATTCAAAAAAGATCTTAGAAATTGGAGATCTCATTTCGGGATTTATCCCTTTTTATGGGATGAAGATTGGGAATCCTCTCTCGTTGAAATTATGGGTAAAGATATTCCTAAGATTCAAATTGCACCAGTTTTACAGAAATTAATTTTTCCGCGTTCAAAAGAAGTGTTACTTAAATGGTTCGAAAATATCAAGTCTTATGAAGATATGGAATATTTAATTCCAGCTCATTTTACGGCACCCATAAAATTTACAAAAGAAGATTGTCAAAATTTAATTAATGAAATTAATTCCCAAAAGTGGGACAAACTACCAGAGGATAATAAATTTTTAATGGGTTTATATAAAAAGTTGTTTGAACTAGGAATAATTCCTGAAAAAGTTAATCTCTAAAAACTTATTATTCTTCAATCGACATATTTTCATCATTTTTAAGAGTTTGTTCCAGCTCTTTTCTTTGCTCCATTTGTCTTAAGAAATATCCTGTCATCATTGCTGAAGATAATAAATTGGCAATGTTGTCTTTTGAAGATGTTATTTTCACATCAAATTGATCTGAAGGAAGCATTCCAAGAAGACCTTGAACATTATGTCTAATAATTTCTTGAATATCTTCACTAGCTGATTTTGCTATTCTTTGCAAAACTTCTGGAGATTGTTTTTGTAAATATTGGATTAAATCATTCTCATCATTTGGATCATTATTTTCAGTAGCAAGAAATTCTGGATTAAACATTTCTACAACTTCAAGATATAAAAACCCTACAACATCACGTACCCATTAATCTAAATTATTAAGGGTAGGGAACCGAATAGGTCCAATTTTATTAAAAGGCCAATATCTAAAAATAGCTTTACCAATAATCTTTTCATAGGGTAAAAACCCCCAAATATGAGAGTCCATACTATTGTTTCTGTTATCTCCCATCACCCATAAAGACTTTTCTGGAACAATAAAAGGTCCTATAGAATAATTTATATTTTTGTCAAAAACGTAATTTTCTTGAGCGATATCATTTAAGTAAAGGTAACCGTCTCTTACTTCTACTTTATCTCCAGGTATTCCAATTACTCTTTTTATTAATGCAGTATCTGCTTCATAACCAGCATTAATTAATTGATCCGGAACATTAAAAACAACTATTTTATTCTTTAATTTTGAAAGATTTGATTTGGATGTGATTTTAGGGGTTACTTTCTCAACAAGAATTTTATCTTGTATTTGAAGAGTTGGAAGCATTGAACCGGATGGAATCCATCTTGGCTCTATAACCTGCCATCGTATAATTAAAGCAATAGATATCCAAATTAAAAGATTTTTTAAATCCTTTATTATTGAATTTCTTTTTTCTTCAGTTCTAGACATGTTTTATTTAATTCAATTATAAGGAAAAATCCCAAAGCATTTATATAAATTATGACATCATCTATTGAATGCAAAAATTTTCTTAGAAGTTTACAACTTTTAAATCTTCTTATAAAAATAGGAGTTCAAAATTTAATAGTATGTCCTGGTAGTAGATCAGCGCCTTTAGCAATAGCTGCTGGAGAATTAAATAAATTAGGACTGGTAAATATTTTTAATTCAATAGATGAGAGATCTGCTGGATTCCACTCTCTTGGGATTTCTGCTGCATCAGGTAATCTTTCTTTAGTTATTACCACTTCCGGAACTGCCGTAAGTAATTTATTGCCAGCAGCAGTTGAGGCTGACAGATCTTGTAAAGGTATTATATTTCTTACTGCTGATAGGCCTCTAAGATTAAAAGATTGTGGGGCTAATCAAACAGTAAATCAAGAAGATTTCTTGAGTTCAGTCTGCAGAAGAGTTTTAAGTACAAATCTAAATGGACTTCATGAAACACAAGAAAATGAAATCTTAAATTTAGTGCAAATTACTGAGAAACAAATATCCACCTTCCCTGGTCCTATTCATTTAAATATTCCTATTGATAAGCCTTTAGGTATTTCTTTTTTAAATAAAAAAAATGTTTTAGAGGTTTTTGAGAGAATTTATTTAAAGAAAAAATATGTCTTTCAGGAAGTTGAAATAAAGTCTAATAAAAACAAATTCTTAGAAATTTTAGAAAATTTAAATTTAGATGAATCTGGCATTATTTTGGTAGGTCCCTATCAAGGCTCGATAAATGAGTTATCTTCTTTCAATAAATCTTTAGAAAAATTACAAGCAATTACTGGTTGGCCAGTATTTGCTGATCCTGTTTCATGTGTTTATTCTGACTTGAGAGGGTTAGTTGTAAATTGGGAATTAGTCTTACGAAAAAATAAGAATTTAATCAATTGTCATCAACTTTTGAGACTTGGCCCTATGTCATCCTCAATTGATTTGGAGGATTTTTTAACAACCTTCGAAGGGATACAAATTCTTATTAAAGAAAAAAACTATCGAAAATTGGACCCTATAAAAAAATCATTTGAATATGATTTTGGACTATTAAATTTTATTACTCTATTATTAGCAGAATTATCAATTAACAAAATAAACACAAAGTCTCTTACTCCGTTAGCCATTGATCTAATGGAGGAAGGTGAGCAAATTAAAAAAATTTTAAAAGAGAAAATTACTAATGATAATCAAATTACTGAGTATAAGCTTGCAAATCTTGTTCCAAAACTTTGGCCAGCTGAAAATCCAATAATGCTCTCCGCTAGTAGCCCAATTAGAGACTGGCTTACATTTTCTGAGAATGGTACTTTAACAAGAAATTGTTTCAGCTTTAGAGGAGCTTCTGGAATCGACGGTACTTTATCACTTGCATTAGGAATATCTAGAATAAAAAACCCTCTACTTCTTGTTACTGGAGATTTGGCTTTTGTTCATGATTTAAATGGCTGGCTTATTGAAAATTCAATCGACTTAAATTTAACAATTTTATTAATAAATAATAATGGAGGTAATATATTTAACCGTCTTTATAAGGACAATCTAAAAGAAGATGAATTAAAAAAACTATTTCTTATGCCTAAAGAAATAAACTGGAAAAAACTCGCGGAAGGCTATCAAGTAAACTTTAAAAGTGTGACAAATTTTAAAAAATTACGAGAGGCATTCGAATGGAGCATTTCTATTCGGGAATCTGTAATAATTAAAGTTGATATCGATCCGGAGAATGAAATTAGTGACAAAAATGCCCTGTTAGAAAAAATAATTGGCAGTTAATTTTTTTTATTTTCTATTTTTGAATAATTAGGTTTCATGAAAGTCTTACCTGGGAAAACTACTTTAAATTGGTCACAATATAAATCTTATGAGGATATATTGTTTCATAAATCAGATGAGGGAATTGCGCGAATCGCAATTAATCGACCCGAGAAAAGAAATGCATTCAGACCTCAAACTGTAGATGAGCTTATTGAGGCATTTAATATTGTGAGAAATGATGAAACTATTGGAGTAGTTCTTTTTACTGGTGCAGGCCCCGATAAGAAAGGTATTTATTCTTTTTGCTCTGGAGGCGATCAGAGTGTTAGAGGTGAGAATGGATATAAAAATGATGAAGGGAAGCAAAGATTAAATGTACTGGAATTACAAAGATTAATTAGAAGTTTGCCCAAAGTGGTTATCGCATTAGTTCCTGGTTATGCAATTGGAGGAGGTCAGGTTCTTCATTTGATTTGTGATCTTAGCATCGCTTCAGAAAATGCAATATTTGGTCAAACAGGTCCAAGAGTTGGTAGCTTTGATGCCGGATTTGGTTCTAGTTATTTAGCTAGACTTGTTGGTCAAAGAAAAGCAAAGGAAATTTGGTTTTTATGTAGAAAATATAATTCCAAGGAAGCTCTAGACATGGGCTTGATAAATGCAATTACAAAGATTGAAGAATTAGAAGCTCAGGGTGTAATCTGGGCAAGAGAGATTTTACGAAATAGTCCAACTGCTATTCGTATTCTTAAAGCTTCATTTAATGCGGAAAATGATGGAATTGCTGGTATTCAAGAATTATCTGGATACACAACTCAATTATTTTATTCGACTAAAGAAGCTCAAGAAGGAAGAGATTCCTTTCTTGAAAAACGTTCACCTGATTTTTCAGACTATAAGTGGACTCCCTAGTTGATTTTTTCAAAAGAACTTTTTTATAACTATCAATGAGAATTCTTCTTGCCGCTGCTGAATGTGCTCCAATGATCAAAGTTGGTGGAATGGGAGATGTAGTCGGTTCTTTGCCTCCATCTTTGATAAAACTTGGTCACGATGTAAGGGTAATAATTCCAGGCTATGGTAAATTGTGGAGTCTTTTGGAGGTATCGAATGAACCAGTCTTCAGAGCAAATACTATGGGGACTGATTTTGCTGTGTATGAAGCAAAACATCCAATACATAATTATGTGATTTACCTAGTTGGGCATCCAATATTTGACTCTGACCAAATATATGGAGGAGAGAATGAAGATTGGCGCTTTACATTTTTTGCTAGTGCTACTTCCGAATTTGCTTGGAATTGTTGGAAACCTCAAGTTCTTCATTGCCATGATTGGCACACTGGAATGATTCCAGTATGGATGCATCAGGACCCTGAAATTAGCACTGTTTTTACGATTCATAATTTAAAATACCAAGGGCCTTGGAGATGGAAATTAGAAAAAATGACTTGGTGTCCTTGGTATATGCATGGAGACCACACAATGGCTGCGGCTATGTTGTACGCAGATAGAGTAAATGCTGTTTCTCCAACTTATGCTGATGAAATCAAAACCCATGAATATGGGGAAAGCCTTGAAGGATTACTAAATTATATATCGGGAAAATTACGGGGAATTCTTAATGGCATAGATCTAGATGAATGGAATCCAGCCAAAGATCCAGTTTTGCCTGCCAAATTTAGTATCAATAATTTAAAAAATAGGACAGAAAATAAGAAAATTCTTCAGAGAGAAATGGGTCTTGAAGTTAATCCTAAAAAATATCTTTTAGGTATGGTTAGTAGGTTGGTTGATCAGAAAGGAGTTGATTTACTTTTACAAGTTTCAAGAAGACTTTTAGCATATACAGATTCGCAAATAGCTGTTTTAGGAACTGGAGATAGATATTTAGAGTCAGGATTATGGCAACTGGCATTAGATTACCCGGGAAGATTTTCAGTATTCCTTACCTATGATGATTCTTTATCAAGACTTATATATGGGGGGTCTGATGCATTCTTAATGCCAAGTAGATTCGAACCTTGTGGTATTAGTCAACTGCTCGCCATGAGGTATGGCTCTGTTCCAATAGTAAGACGAGTTGGAGGGTTGGTTGACACAGTTTTGCCTCATGACCCTGAAAATAATAGCGGGACAGGTTTTTGCTTTGATCGCTTTGAGCCTATAGATTTCTATACTTCTTTGGTGAGGTCTTGGGAAGCATTTAGACATAAAGATAGTTGGGAATTATTACAAAAAAGAGCTATGAGCCAAGAGTTCAGTTGGCAAAGATCAGCACTCGAATACGAAATGATGTATAAAGATGTTTGCGGAATAAAGGAACCATCACCAGATGTTGCTGAAGTTGAAAAGTTCTCTTATGGACAATCTGCTGATCCATCATTAAAAAAAGGATGACTTAATATTTTAATGGAATTCTCTTTATCAGAATTGAAAAATGTTTTGGGGGATATTAAAAATCTGAAAGAGGGGGGGGAAGACTTTTTAAATTTTAAAAATATAAGTATTGATAGTAGAACTATATTAAAAGATGATCTTTTTATAGCTATTAAGGGTAAGGATTTTGATGGACATAGTTTTCTTTCAGAGGTTTTAAAGAAAGGAGTTAAATCAGTAGTCATTAAAAAAGGGATGCAAAAATCACTCCCTATTGATTTCCCTTGTTGGGTTGTAAATGACACATTAGAGGCATTTCAGAAATTAGCATTGCTAAAAAGAAAAAAATTAAATATCCCTATAGTTGCAATAACTGGTTCAGTTGGTAAAACAACAACAAAAGAAATGATGGGTGAAGTTTTAAAGAAACTTGGAAGAATAAAACTATCCTATTCAAATTTCAATAATGAGATTGGAGTTGGTCTTACTATTCTTGATACAGATGTAGAAGATAAAGTTTTAGTTCTTGAGATGGGAATGAGAGGTCTTGGACAAATCGAGAATTTATCTAAATATAGTGAACCCGATATTGCAGTTATTACTAACATTGGGACAGCTCATATTGGATTGTTAGGCTCGAAAAAGAATATTACTTATGCAAAGTGTGAAATTAGTAAGTTCTTAAATCCCAAAGGAGTTGTAATAATTCCAGCAAATGATTCATTACTAGAGGAAACTTTAAAAGAATTCTGGAAAGGTAGAGTAATAAAAGTAGAACTATTAAATATAGAAAATCAAAATGAGCGTTTTAAAAAAGATGATAATTTGCGAGGATTTTATAATCCTTCGAATAAAACAATTTCAATTCAAGAAAATACCTTTGAAATTTCATTTGGGGGATTTCACAATGCTTCAAATTTCTTATTTGCTTATGGAGTTGCTAAAGAGCTTGGGATTGATTTCTCAAGTTTTAATAAGTTTAATTTTGCAAGCTTAGGCGGAAGGAATAAAATTCTTAAATCAGTTAAAACAACAATATATGATGAATCATATAATGCCTCGCCAGAGTCAGTAAAAGCATGTATTAAAACCCTGCTTGAAAAACCGAGAAATCAATTTTTCATATTTGGAAGTATGCAAGAATTAGGTGAAGAATCTGAAAAATATCATAAAGAAATATTCAACCTAATAAATAATTCAGACATAGAAAAGTGTTTATTTATTTGCGATAAAAAAAATGAAAGAATTTACGCTAATTATCTAAAAGACAACAAAAAATTTTTAGTTTTAAATAATATTAAAGATGTACCTAAAGAGATTAATAAATCTACAAAAAAAGGTGATTCAATTCTTATAAAAGGGAGCAGATGTTGGCAGCTTGAAAAAATTATTGAATTAATTAATTAGATCAAGGTTTCTTCCTTTCCCAATTATCTATATTAACTTGCTTAGTTCTTGAGATTGCTAATGAATTATCTTTGGAGTCTTTTGTTATCACTGAACCAGCACCAGTTGTCACTGATTCCCCGAGATTAATAGGCGCAACAAGAACTGTATTTGCTCCAATGCTGGAATTCTTGCCAATTTTTGTTTGATGTTTTTTCTGACCATCAAAATTTGCAGTAATAGTACCTGCCCCTATATTTGTTGATCTTCCAATAATAGAATCGCCAATATAACTTAGATGGTTTACTTTAGATTCTTCCTCTAGTTGACTATTTTTTATTTCAACAAAATTACCTATTTTACTGTAAGAATAAATCTTGGATTTAGGTCTTATATGACTGTAGGGACCAACTTTTATATGATCCATTATCTGAGAATCATAAACAGTGGAATTTGAGATTTCACAATGTAATCCAATATTAGAATTTTCAATAAAAGTATTTGGCCCAATAACGCAACTATTAAATATTTTGGTACTTCCTCTTATATGAGTGTTAGCCTCAATGATCACATCTTTGCCAATCTCGGCTTCTTCACTAATTGAACAACTTGCTTGATTTATAAATGTTACTCCATTAAGCATATGCTTTTCTTTAATTGAATTCTGAATAATTTCTTCGCATTTTGAAAGTTGTATTCTATTATTTATTCCTTGAAGCTCTCCATTATCCTCTATCTCTAGGCTTAAGGCATTCTTTAGCATAGATACTGTATCAGTTAGGTAAATTTCATTCTGGTTATTATTACTTTGTAAAGTACTTATTATCTCTGACAAATTT is a window encoding:
- the glmU gene encoding bifunctional UDP-N-acetylglucosamine diphosphorylase/glucosamine-1-phosphate N-acetyltransferase GlmU — its product is MLSVAILAAGKGTRMESSIPKVLHKISGKSLLQRVIDSCVELNPDQIFVITGHKSKEVQESIPDNKKIHFVIQEPQSGTGHAIQILCREVKKNEGKLLVLNGDVPLITPETLKNLLNLHDSKNADVSLITTKKKNPHGYGRVFLKGDFIERIVEEKDCNNQERLNLLINAGVYCFNWENLSEIISTLQSNNNQNEIYLTDTVSMLKNALSLEIEDNGELQGINNRIQLSKCEEIIQNSIKEKHMLNGVTFINQASCSISEEAEIGKDVIIEANTHIRGSTKIFNSCVIGPNTFIENSNIGLHCEISNSTVYDSQIMDHIKVGPYSHIRPKSKIYSYSKIGNFVEIKNSQLEEESKVNHLSYIGDSIIGRSTNIGAGTITANFDGQKKHQTKIGKNSSIGANTVLVAPINLGESVTTGAGSVITKDSKDNSLAISRTKQVNIDNWERKKP